From the Telopea speciosissima isolate NSW1024214 ecotype Mountain lineage chromosome 9, Tspe_v1, whole genome shotgun sequence genome, the window gggtgtgacagtaGATAGGCATCAAATGCATGAAAAGTCATATTTAAACATCACCATTGATCTTAAACATCACTAAATACATTAGTAACATATATGTGGTGTATTCCAAATACTTGAAGTACAATccaacataaaataacaatatttatcaaaatgcccctagagggcaaATAGGCATCAAATGCATGAAAAGTCTTATTTAAACATCAACATTAATCTTAAACATGACTAAATACATTAGTAACATATATATGAGACATTCCAAACACCTGAAGTGCAATCCAGCATAAAATAATCATATTTACCAAAATAGCCCTAAAGGGTAGATAGGCATCAAATGCAtgaaaaatcatatttaaacATCACCACTAATCTTAAACATGACTAAAGACATTAATAACATGCATGGGAAGTATTCCAAACCAAAATTGCATTCATGataataattaccaaaatgccactGGAGGGCAAAATCGATATTTCATCTGCATAAAACCATATGAAACACCTCAATTAATATGTACAATTAAGAGGCTACTTTAATGGCCTATATTATgccaaattaaaataaaattggtACGTGAAAATACCTGGATACCACCTTCCACAAGGAAGAAATTTCGTGCAGAGATTTCGGCGGCGCTTCCGCTATGTCAAACAAGATTTATTGATAAAATGATGCCGAGGGAATTCCCAACAGCCATTTTGAGTAATGCTCCAGCACCCTTGGCTAGTATTGAACATTTTACATTTGAAAATACTTATCTGAACCTTATCGGGGCCATGATGGGGTTGGTTAGGGGGTCTAGCCCTTCCTGAGAGAGAAACTTCGTCCATCCACGTCcggttgtcatcattgccaggAGATGACAAAATTCAGGGTCTACCCCACCCCAAGACTGTTTTATAAAGGGAGGATGGCTAACTATATGGGACCAAGGGGTTCAACATAGTTCTATATATGGGGACATTTTGATGGGCCACTTTTATTTAATGTGGGCTATATGGTTAAGCCTCGAATAAAATATAACTTTAAATCTTAATACATTGTCCCATTGACCCATTGACTCATAGACCAAGCCCAGGCCTATCCGAAGCCTAACCCAGTCAACACAGACTTGGCCTAGTGGGTTAACTTGGGTCCAAGTTGTGTTTAAGTGACCCATTATCGATCATTTGGCTACAGACATATGAGCAAGAACTTGTTTGGCTTCTAAGTTACTCATATGATGTTGTTTGGTTACTGTGTTGTATGTAAGAGTCTGTTTGGATTTTTGACGCAGTAGAAGGATGGATAGGCTAGATATCGTTCTAACATAAACGACCCTTAAATCTACAAGGTAGTTAAAATGAGGTGAAACAACTGATTTCAATAGATTTCAAGATGATCCATTACAAATCCCAAAGAGACCTTATATGATAGGTCAAGATACATTTCAAACTAATAAAAGAGCTTCAaaattcaaagttcaaaaaTTGCGCCAAAATTCGAAATTTGTGCCAAAACTTTGAAGTCTTGAACAGCCTTGAAAACAAAGGGTTTTTTTGAGCGGATGCCTTGGCTTAACCTGGCTACGCCATTTTTGAAAAGATATTTCATATTTCAATGGAAAATCAAACGAAAAATTACAGTTACGTCGTCCGAAAGTTAGCCTTGGGAGTTTTAGAATTTTCTGCCAAATCGGGTCACTTTCTATcggagaatccaagaactgggctgatactTCCTCTATATCACTTTTTAAGTTACCCCCGCAAGCTTGTTTGGCTACATGAGTGGTGGTAAGAGGTTGTTTAGGTGCTAGACTACTAGATATGGGTTGTTTGGGAGTTGGGACTGTTTGGTTGcataattacagaattgccattatAACTATAATTTTGGATTTCTAAGAGTtagaaatcaattttttaatatgaaaaaaaaaattaatttcatagatttattattaaattatttataatgttgtatgtaattaaaataacatttaATTGCATTATTTAATATTTGGCTATGGTTATAAAAAAGCTAATTCTTTTATGTTTATGTTATTAATGTGATGGATGTATGATTTCTTAGGAGTTTGCAATGtgtatttattttactttttagtaTACTGATCCTTGTATTTTAGCGCAACTGGATAGAGGTGAATGTCTGTTCAACCGGATCTACCGAGGTGCCTAACTCGATCTCTTCCTTGGACGGTAACTTGACATGAACCCTTTCCCAAATTGGATGTGAATAGCCCGATTTGAAGGCTTATAAGGACTTTGCACCCTCTCCTTAAAGGCTAGCTTAATTTTAAGGATGAATTTTACTTGAGTCCCAACAATAACTTATTCACGGCATATGGAGCTCTAACTATTGGTATAACATGCGAGTAGTGTCAAATTGGTGTAACTTGGTTGGAATATTGAAAAAAAGTAATCTATGAACCAGAAATCTATCTATTAATAATCCTCTTTCAAGATGTATGCTAAAATATCCTAACTTTTCATGAATAATCAAAAACCTCCCAACAAAGTATGAAACCAAAACAAAGAATTATACTCATAACAATGTATATTACATTTTTCTTGgttagaaaagaaataaagtcAAAAAACTGCAACTATATTTCTCTTCATTATGTAAAAAAGTATGTTACATGCTCAAAAGAGATTAACTGAAAATATTGCATCTTATGttgccattaaaaaaaattttgcactACGATCCTCGATCCCAAACTGCATCATCCATCGACTTTACATTCACCAATTGATctacaagaaaataataaaactatGTTAGAAGACGTAattttaggctgtgtttggtatgcattcttggaatacgATTTCTCATTCTCGAACgataaaaaaaacaactatttttatcattcgatAATGCAAAATTGATCTAAAacgcattccaagaatacataccaaacacaactttaATTAGAAtctaaaaaaagataaaattctAGAAACTTAAAaccaaataagaagaagaaacttgatGATTTACCTGTGATATAGAACTGTTCATTAACTCCATTGATGGATTGTGGTGGACAAACAATGGTAAAAGGATCTCTTCCTTGACTaaacttctcttctcctcctgaTACTTGAGAAACATAATTATTATATTGACTCGAATCTAAAATCATATTTCCATTACTACTCCTTATAAAATTAaatccattattattattattcattCCAATTCCCATTCCCATTCCCATCCCTATTTGCCCTAATCCATTACTATTACTATTCCATCCAACAAAACCCGAAGTCGCCCTTAACAATCTAAGTTCATCCAAAACTTTGTTATACTCTCCATAACTTCCATGAATTGGATCTTTCTGTCTCAAATTTGCTTCCCAAATAAGCGATTCCACCGCTTTAACTCGCTGTTCATAACTTTCTAAACTCTTTACTATCTTCTGAACATTGCTTACACCAAACACCTTATGAACTGCTTGAAAATTCTGACTTTGTTCCGCTGGAAAGAATGGAGCTAACACGCAATTCTCTCGACACTTCTTTCTTTGATGCTTGCATGCTGCACATGCTTGATGTAATCCTCCTCCCACATTGTTCTTCTGCATTCTAAATCGATCAAACAGATACAAATTAACTATAAcgttaaaccctaaccctaattttctaatTCATCAACATAGAAGAAGATCTAAAATAAAACCTAATTGAAATCTTAAAAAGAGaatagaaaggagaaaagaaggtaAGAAATCTAACCTTTTTATAGTATTTGTTGAAGTAAATGGAAAGAGGATGGAATCATGTATAATATTATCTGGAAGAAGTAGGAGGAATTGGGTTATAGTGAGCACGAAAAGAAACCCAACTCTTGACATGAAAGAAAGAACGAAAGAAATACAGTTAGCTCACAGGAAGTTTAAGATTAGCTGATCTGCTAATTAATTAAACCATTAATGACTTGTTTTTGTCTTTGTTGCTTCATGATTATAAATAGGTTAGTCTCTAAGATCTGTTATTTATTACTTTAATGGAATAAAAAGCTAATCCGTTGGATCTAGTTAccatattttttatattccaaTCTAATGGATTGTACAAGTCTTTTAATTTTAAGTAATTTCTTTACTTGGATTAATGAGTTAAGTGTTGGAAACTTATCGAAATAGTAAGAAAAATTCCAATCCAACTTAATTTGGTAATATCGTATATAAAGTATAATAGGAAGGTTAAAGATGTCCAAATAAGTACAAATTTGGTAAATTTAGGGAAGGTTACGCAATTAATAGTTTCGGAGGTGATCAATTGGGTACGTGGCAATTCTCAATTGGCCAACACTCTAACCTAGGTGAGGTGGGTGGACCGGAAGTGGTCCAGTTCAAGGCCAACTAGAACCATAGAGAGAATTGACCTTGAACCAATTCTATTCcaattttgacttttttttctttgacaaACCCATGTGACCATGTCCCCCTTCGAAGTTATTTCATAAACACCGAAGAGAACGACGAGGTGTGTCCAATTGATAATTCTTGATTACTTCGAggagtgggacccacatgaTTTATGACGGTGAGGAGAAACTCGTAATGTACAGAATGACACACAGATTGTGCATAGAGTAGACAGAGAGTTGTGATCTGTACACACTCAGAGATTGTTCTTCGTAGTTGGgtacaatttggatcctctactgccgtcAGTCCATCCTGCGTAGATACAGCAAGGCTTGCAATTATTGCCGTACTCCTATTCAAGCACCTTGCTCGAGTTGGGGTAAGACAGTAACTAAGCTGAAGAGTTTCGTTTGGAATGGATTCGTCGGCATTAGAGCCATAACAAGACTCGAGCTCTGTGCGTAAAACTAACTCTCCACTAACGGAGTTATATGAGGATTTAGACTTTTCATTACCTGTGAGAAGATAGGGTAAGCTCTCCAATTCGAACGGGGCACAAACTCCACTTTGCTACGCAAGAAGGAAACTAAATGAATCCCCTGCAAGGGAAGGACTCTTTGATCCGAGTAGGACTTTACCTCACCCTATCCTTTAAATAAGAGAGGTAGAGCACTATTGCTCTTTCTACACCATCTCATCTTACTGTTGTTGCACATGTCTGACTTAAGTATCGGAGAGTCCTCCCTCAGAGTCTGTTTCAGGTCTCTCTTGTGCAGGTCATCCACCTCATCAAATCAGATTTTAGCTAGAGGCAACATCGTGATTTTTATTAACCTTACATTGTCTAGAGAATACTTGTCATCTCATTATTGGTTATAGTGAATGGTTTTACCCAAACTAGGTCTCcatagttttctttttcttttaaaaaaaacaactgGTTTACTTTTGTGGAAAGGGGATGGAGggattaccccaaaaaaaaataaaaaaagaggaggTGGTGGAGAGTTATTCAACCTTTTAGGTTTATATTTTGGGCTTAATGGGCCTCctcagtaaaaaaaaaacccaagattCTGTGGCCTCATAAGTAACTCAAGCTTGATTCGGCTTCTATTTAGGGCACATATGTAAATTCAGGATCTAATAAGCTTAACATAAAATTATTGTAATTAGTAATAAAGGCCATTACAAAGCCAGTGACTTATTTAGCTGAGCGGCTGAGCCTCATGTAAGTACTATTAGGTGGGATAGGCTACAAACCTAATCTAGACTTAACTGGGTGCAATTTCTCCTGGGCCTAGCAGGCCTCAAGTCAGCCTAATCCAAGAGTTTGGAAGTTGTTTGGAAATGAAAGGGTAGAGTTCTTATGTTAGGAAGGCTTTACTATCTAAGAAAGTTGAGGCTGACTAGCATTCTAGGTGGTCTTTTGATCTAGGCTAGTTTAGTGGGGGGAGGGTTCTCCATGTTGATGGTTTAGGAAGAATCTCTCACGTCACAACAATGACAGTGCACAAGACGGTATCCTTAGTAAGGGACCCATAATGGTTGGGCATGCCGCCCGCTTGTTGTAAGCTTGTGGTATGCACCAATGGGAGCACAGGGCACCTAGGGGCATGAGATCATTTCCATATGAGGGAGAGACAAACACAGGTCTGGACACCCCAGCGACGTGATTAGCTAGACTTTTCTCATAAAAGAAATAGGAATATAAACAAGGGAGAAGCTTCTCTCCCTGACAGTGTGGCCCTTGCACTAGTGTGGGGGCCAATCACAGCACACACAAGAGCATCATAGGATTGGGATTTTTCGCATTCACAAGGAGCAGAGTTGTCATTTCGCCTCCCTTTGTGTCTGGGTAGAGGTACCACACTGTCAAGCAGGGTtctttttataaacaaataaaaacttttattttctcttcttaaatGCTTTAAGAAccataacccccccccccccttctttccaCACACTGAGGCGTAGCTTGTGCCTCACCTCCACCCCATAGGTCCCACTCCCTCCCCCTTTGATCCCTGCCACGCgctactccccccccccccccctcttcccacGCTATGTGAGGCCTAGCTTGTGCCTCACCCTCACCCCATAggtcccaccccctcccccttagAGCCCTGCGACGAGCTGCCCCCTTAGGCGTCCAATTAACTAATCTGACCCCTAGTGGGCATTGTagcacccaaaaaacaaaaacttccAAAAGTTTATCCAAACACTGttgatttttcttcttgattAAGTGTTTCTTCATCGGTGGAGTAGAGAAATCTCTTATCCGCTGATGATGTAACCACATGATTGAATTCTTGTGTCATCATTGGACTCCCATCACCTACTGTACATGGTTGATTGAAAATACTCTTTCCCATGCTAATCCTGAGATGTGTAGATTCTCTCTTTATGTATTTCAAGAAGGGATAAGCAAGCAGAGATTAGGGTAATTGAAAGCTCAAACCAAGGTAAGGCCTGGGCTGGTTTAGGAttgagcatggttttagtgcatgataTTGGATCGGGTATCGGTCATTttcaaaatcgatatgataccaatacggTATCGGCATGAATCGGCTGTATCGTACAAGTTTATCCCTGGTTTTcttaaaaatgggttttcttgactgttttaccccttgtttgtaACATTCCACCGATACGGTATCTATCAAGTATCGGTATTGCTCACCTTCAAAATTGTGCAGTATAGGCCGTATCGGacgatccgataccgatacctcaaaccatgggatTGAGCGAAGCATTGAGTACTACTCCATAGGGCCCAACCCAGACAAAGTCTCACACTTTCACCCATAGGCCATAACCATAACCAGTTCTAGGTAACAGTAATTTATCCTGTAATTTCTCTCCAGTGAGAGCCTTCTCCATTTGGGTGCTGACCAAACTGGACTAAATAATCCCATCTGGTATGACTGTTAGTACCAACTATCTTGATGGTTTTGTTGAGCAGAAACCAAGATATAATGACAAAATTAAGTGGAGAACTATGGGATTATTTTTATTAATGCTCTAATTTACATATAAATGAATATATATTGACCTAACTTGGAAGAAGTTTGAATAGCAATTTGAGAGAGTTTTCGTACATGGCCGTGTATGGTATACGGTCATActttcaaccgttggatagGCATGATCGTATACAATACATGGTCTTTATCATCATCCAACGGTTATAACACCGGCATGCACGAAACCTTTTGCCATAGAAAATTAAGACAAATATCTTTCAGAAAAATCTTGGAGGAAGCTTTAAGCATCCAATATTATATGGTTGTAATGGGTCAACAGTTAATGTAGCTTCTGAACCAACAACCAGCTTCCTTATGCATTTGGCATTATCCATTCACTTCAACAACCTGATCTCTCCATTAAAAAGTGGAATATCCCCTGACCTGAACACCTCTTCCTTGCTTACTGTTAAAGTTAAATTAAGTTAATCCAGTAATTTTAtctcatataaaaaaataaataaataataagcaAGAACTGGCTTATTAAAATGCCttagttttatttgtttatttttttaaaaaaaatatactatAGGGCATCTGGGTCCCACCCTTCTCTATCAGTTGTCCCTACAGAAAATAAATCCAGTAGTGACACAAGTTTGAGACCCAACCAACTGCCACCAAAGGCCATTTTGAAACTGCAATGAAGGAACCCTAGTTCCCTTTCTAGTTGTAATACTTGATAATTGAAAGCAAATTAAACAGTACTACCATATTTTCTCCCCACTTCTAGCATTaataattttctggttttatgAATTTACTACAATTGGGGACCATATAAAACTGTCTGAATTGGGTATTAAAGAACTCCTGGACCATAGGACAGAACTCAATCCAATGGGCATTGTGACTTATGAGCCCACTTTGCTGGTCCAGCCCTTATGGTTTACCTAGAGTGTCTATGATGCTAATGTAGAAAACAAAAACGAAACTTAAAATGatacagaaaagaatggaaatagTAAACAAACAATCATGCAATGCAAACaccaaagatttacgtggttctgCAAGATTACTTacatccacggtgagatgaAATATGCTTTCTTATCAATGAAGAAAAGTGTTACAGTCGctcatcctcacacctctcACAGATTGATTATGGAGAAAGAACCCTCGCTACAAATTTATAACGAAACCCTATACATacaatttaccaaaatacctaTATAACCCTAAAAAATTTCCTCAAAGCCTCAGGCCCGTCAGACTCTACGGCCTCTTAATGACCCTTTGGAATCAGCCCATCAAATGCAAGCgacaaaatacaagacatcatacccCCAACAGTTAATAAGTAATAACCCTATGGCCTATACCTCACAATCAGTTGGACCACCAAGGAGATCTCAAAACCTTTCTTTAAATTGTTGACCCttgaagtatatatatataccttccattgaactgaaaatagaaaaaatagagaCTTGATATGTATTTAGTGACATCAACTGTAACATTAACTTACAGTTTGTTACCtgtatattttgaaaatggtCCCAATAGAGGAGGGCATGGCTCTCAATAAGCTCAGTTGCAGCAAAGACCAGCCAAAATGtaccaaaatcatggttgcttCTATTCAATTTTTGGCTTTTTGGCTTTTTGGCTATATATCTTAATCTAACTATAATGCTTTGGTTAAGTAAGCCAACCCCTCCATTTTCCCATCATTTCCCCTCTCCCTTGTCCAACACTTAACCAACTAACCCCAGCACCAAACCCCTACTTTGCTAGTCTTTTTGGCTCTGGCCTTGCActtaaagaaacagaaaagccATATCAACCATCATTGTAAAGAACACAAGGTACAGCAAAAGTGGGTGACTGACCAGTGCCGTAGGTTATTAAGAATCACTAACTCAATCTCTTTAATAATCCTCTCTTTTTGGGTCctcctttcttctgtttttattATATATGAGCTGTTAATGTTTCTTGGAGGTGAAATAGGAATTGAGAGTTGTGATTcagaatgagaagaagagaaggaatttaAGCCTTTTCAGGTAAAGGGTTCTGAGAAATAGAAGGAATTAAAAAGAAGAATTAGAAAATGAGTACAGCAAGATTCATCAAATGTGTGACTGTGGGCGATGGAGCTGTGGGGAAGACATGCATGCTTATCTCTTATACTAGTAATACCTTCCCAACGGTACAATTCATGACTATGAAGaactaatttttttgttattaatgGTGTTTCTGATCTCTTTGGTTTTGATTTACCTTCGATTTTTTTGTATTAGGATTATGTTCCGACAGTGTTCGACAATTTCAGTGCCAATGTTGTGGTGGATGGAAGTACAGTGAACCTTGGACTATGGGACACTGCAGGTGAGTCTTTTATGGTTTATGATTTGGGTTACTGGTTGTttgatgtgtgattgtgttcCGTTTGAGGAAGTTGTTCTTAAATCAAACCTAATTACTCAAATTGGGCAGAGTGGTTAGTGATGCAACAACCAAAGAAACCCTTTCTATGAACTTCCAGTTTGTCTCTTAATTTGGGTAGTTCGTTGTAGCCAAAACAGTAGATATACGGTAGCAAAGTAGGAAAACCAGGTAATTTGCCTACCCAAGCATGACAATGGTGGGTCACCTGAGGAATTAAATTgaatcatgatttttttttttctgttagttaattttttttttaaaatactgcAAATCGTGAAAACAGAGAAAACAATTGAGAAATTCTTGAAAACTAAAATTCATATTTCAACATTTTAGCAATGTAGACTTCAAGATCCACCCATGATTATCTGTTTAATGTTTgtgaaactgaaaaaaaaaatatatgattaaCTACACAAAGCAATCAAATTGTTTGATGGAAATAAACTTGTAGATTCAGTTTGACTCAGTTTGAGTGAAGGAAAAAAGTTCATAGAGTCAATCCACCTTGGTAACATTTTAGGCATACATGAATGATTTTAAGTCATGCTTATGTTATGGCTAATTTGGACTAGTCACAGATGTGCCCCCAATTCTTTGTTTTCCAACTTTGATATAGACGATCAGTTGGGTAAAATTCCTTAGTTTTATCCCTAAAAAAAAGGTGAACCGGAGACATATGAAACTCCTAATCTAACCATTTATCTTCCAATTGTAGCATCAAAACAATTTGACCGACAACCCATTTCTCTGTTGGTTGAATTTCAATAGCCAAAATCATCATTTAAAGGAGCTTGAATAGCCAATTCATAGTTTTGGATGTATTGCAGGGCAGGAAGATTACAACAGACTGAGACCACTAAGTTATAGAGGTGCTGATGTGTTTCTATTGGCTTTCTCTCTCATTAGCAAGGCCAGCTATGAGAATATCTCCAAAAAGGTAATTCCCTTCTCCCATTGCATACTAACTGATATATCCTTTTCCAGGGGGAAATCTAACATATTTTGTCCATTCACAGTGGGTCCCTGAGCTGAGACATTATGCTCCAAATGTTCCCATCGTGCTGGTAGGAACCAAGCTTGGTAAGATCAATCAACCCAGTAACAATAAGAGCATGTCTATTTGTGGAAttcaaa encodes:
- the LOC122638713 gene encoding LOB domain-containing protein 2-like, translating into MQKNNVGGGLHQACAACKHQRKKCRENCVLAPFFPAEQSQNFQAVHKVFGVSNVQKIVKSLESYEQRVKAVESLIWEANLRQKDPIHGSYGEYNKVLDELRLLRATSGFVGWNSNSNGLGQIGMGMGMGIGMNNNNNGFNFIRSSNGNMILDSSQYNNYVSQVSGGEEKFSQGRDPFTIVCPPQSINGVNEQFYITDQLVNVKSMDDAVWDRGS
- the LOC122639288 gene encoding rac-like GTP-binding protein RAC2, coding for MSTARFIKCVTVGDGAVGKTCMLISYTSNTFPTDYVPTVFDNFSANVVVDGSTVNLGLWDTAGQEDYNRLRPLSYRGADVFLLAFSLISKASYENISKKWVPELRHYAPNVPIVLVGTKLDLRDDKQFLMNHPGATQITTAQGEELKKMIGAAGYIECSSKTQQNVKAVFDAAIKVVLRPPKPKKKHRKPRPCVFL